The genomic window CTGCCTTCAGCAGCAGCCATTAATAATGGTGTATTGAGTTCAGCATCCTCAACTTCTAGCTTGTCACACCTATGGATGTGCAGTACATCACATATGCAATATTATTCTTAGGCATAGCAATAACTTATGAATATTTTGATTATTGAGATGGCCAAACAGCAGGAGTGGGTCTTTGATAAAAAAGCATATTAATGAGCAGGGAGTCTGGGGGTACAGCCTCCTGACGTTATAGGTCAAAACTTTAAATGTGTACAAAATATCTAAATGATGGCAATAAACTGCTCTTTAGTATGGACAGTAGCTACTTATGTAGTAGTATAAATATTTATGTTTGTGGAAGATATGCTTACTTGTAAATGGGAGGATTCTGTGTTGCatacgatgactgttctatattGACTGTTCAGTTAGGGTATATTGCTCATGTATGAAAGGTTTGAGGATGGGGAAGGGTGAGGAAGAAGGGAGAATGGTCACATGCCCTTCTCTAGATCTTCCATGAGTTGTTTTGGTTGGATATAATTAAACTAATACTTTAGTATGCTAACATACAGGCATTTAGCATGTGGTGTAGGATTATTACTGctcaaaaatattttatttggGCTTTCATATATAACATACAAATGCCACAAACTATGTTTTAAATGAAATGTAAGTAAATAGGGAAATTAAGGTAGATTTTGGTAAAGAAATGTGCCAAATTCCATTCAGGAAATGTGACATGAATTGTAACAATTTTTGTGATaaagtacagtagctacacatTTTCTGAATTGTTTACCAAGGACATGTGTATACATGCACTATAACTATAAAGTACTAGTTAAAGAATGCTTGACCAGTTCTGTGATAACAGTGTATGTTCAATTATAGAGCTGCAACTCTAGTTATATATAATGTATGTACctgtaggtgtaggtgacccTCCCTCATTTCCCAAATTTTTTCCTATGCTCCCTAATCGAACTCACAACTCTTAATTTtacatttttgtaacattattatgactggcatACCACATCATAAGAAAGAGATAATGTATTTTGTTTTGTCTGAACGCACACcccgactatcaattactgactggaaagtgaagtggcaattatgctttgctttcagctatgtttaggcCGTTCCACAGTGTTacaaaccaaaaaaaaacattgaagcgcctctgcaatcaattcatcaccatgaaaatatggacgattcgcATGTCCCAatcatcaattactgactcgaaagtgaagtggccattacactttgttttcagctatgttcatccTGTTACAAGTGAAAGTGAAAAACAAGTGAAAAACAGTAAGAGAAACGCCTTTGCAATCACCACAGAAGTATGAACTATATTcccatagggaagccattgtgCTACTGTATATTGACACCTTGAACTGTCAGCAAAACGATGAGGgagacaaaggaggacaaacgtatgcaagtccatgaagcatacattgtatgtactgtggtatgcccaAAGGCACCTTCGGACTGAAGTGacacattgaacagtgaaaacatcaagcctaTATCTTTAGGTATTATCATGATATGcgtgtctgaaggtatcagtcagtcagtcagtcagccagccagccagccagtcagtcagtcagtcagtcagtcagtcagtcagtcagtcagtcagtcagtcagtcagtcagtcagtcagtcagtcagtcagtcagtcagtcagtcagtcagtcagtcagtcagtcagtcagtcagtcagtcagtcagtcagtcagtcagtcagtcagtcagtcagtcagtcagtcagtcagtcagtcagtcagtcagtcagtcagtcagtcagtcagtcagtcagtcagtcagtcagtcagtcagtcagtcagtcagtcagtcagtcagtcagtcagtcagtcagtcagtcagtcagtcagtcagtcagtcagtcagtcagtcagtcagtcagtcagtcagtcagtcagtcagtcagtcagtcagtcagtcagtcagtcagtcagtcagtcagtcagacagtcaaggaatagaaaattccactttaaatttttgtagcaattttttggaagcatttcaagtcatactgaaggcactctggggcttggttatacctaaccaatatgccaaggtgccatgaaggtattgtagggctggttttagagtgatatttttggccagataCTTCATGACGCCTAatgttactgtactgtatgacgaCAAAGTTAACATGTTCTACATGATACTCCTATACAAAGCTCCTAGCAATAAAACAGCACATGAGGATTAAGAAGCCTTATTAGTGATTTGAGGTCAGCTCTGCTAACACAATGGTTTATGGGTCTGGAGCTGTTTTTATAGAAGAAAACAAATTGACTAAATGTAACCAAATTTTGATGGGTTTGTATTGCAGGAATGCTTTGGGGTGACTTAACACAACTTGGTATATGTACGAGGGTCTTATTGATATAATGCAatacacaataaaacaatagcAGAAATATTATGTTACATGTTATGTATAATTTTGGACAGGACATTTTTTCTAAACCAACACATGTATGTGATAAAACATTGCTGAAAATACAgacattataaacatgaactaACATACAAGGCATGTGAGCACAAACTACAGTACCAcccagaggtaatgttacaCTAGTAAGCAGTTGACACTAGTGTAGCCAAATTTCAATCCATGATTTCTTTGgcatgtgcatatgtgtgtcTAACTAACTCACCACCTGTAGCCACAATAGGTGAGCTCCCTTGGGTGGCTGCTCCAGTAACTGCATGCCTTTACACATGTTGTATTCCAATTGTGCATCGTGTTGAGTTGTAGCCTGGATTTGAGCACTTGCGAGTGATtgtaacattacctctgggCGGTACTGTACATCCTGTCACACAACATATAGAATAGAATATTTACTTTCTGTAACCTGTGTCAGGTACGTAATAAGAGCTAAAATACACATGGGAGTTTGGAAAGTACATATGTAAATCTATGCATTTATGTGACCTGTTATTGCAGGCCTGAACACATCATATAGCTAGTAAAACTTACTTGTCAATCAAAAAGCTTACAACATCTTTTTGGTTTCGTCTTGCGGCATAATGAAGTGGGGTCAAAGAAGATGAATCTTTAGCTTCAATGAGGCTCTGAGCCTGGTCAGCATTATAGGCATATATCATCTCCATTATACTGCGGCTATTAACTGAGGCAGCCAGATGAAACACATTACAGTGGGCCTCATTTGTGTCTCCTATCTGTGCCCCATTTTTTAAGAGGAACTTTACTGTTTCATCATCACCAGATTTGACCGCCAACAGAAACATGGTATTCCCATCATCATCTTTGGCACACAACAGTTCCTGCTTCATTTTGGCAACTCTTCTGTCAGTTTGGATCATCCTCACTATGTCCAGGCTTTGATTAACCACAGCAACATGAAATGGATGCATTTCAAGCTTATTTTTCTCTAAGACATTTGCACCAGCATCAATGAGAGAAGAAACCACGCTTTTGTTGCCACCAGCACAAGCTGAATGCAGTGGTGTATTGCCATGGTTGTCCATCTTGGTGATGTCAATGTTCTTAATTTCCAGAAGTATGTTAACCATGCCATCATTTCCTCTTCTACAAGCAGCATGCAATGCAGTAATTCCAGCGTGGTTAGTCTCGTTGACAGCCTGTTGTACTCTGTGACATTTGAGCAATGCATGAAAAGTGGTCTTGGTTTCATTGTGTGTTGATGGTGGTTGTGCAAGTCTTAAATAGCCAGTGATTTCTTGTTCAACTACCATATCAGAAAATCTGAAAACAGCTAACACCAAAGGAGTATTCTCAGCTTGATCATTCGTACGACGATTAAGGTCTAAAAGTTATATACATACAGATGTGATCATGATGACGGAAAAAGGTAAAATCAAGGCATCTGTAATAATTGCCATTAACTTTATATTGGTGGTTGTTGGTGGTCATTGACATACATGCAACCTCAAGAATTATGACCTGATGGTCTCCTTGTACTTGTCAAATAAAAAAATTGTGACACCAATCTAATACACCTACTATTTAAGGTGCGGTATTTCACCAAGTAAATAATTATGATATGTGTACAATGTAGTGCAACAAACCTGCTCCAGCTCCATGAAGCATATGAAGTATGTCCAGATTATTTGTGATGACTGCATTGTGTACAGCATTGTAATGTTGGTCATAATCATCAACTCGATCAATTAGGGGCACATCATGGTTTGGGTCATACCGAGGATCAGATTTATGGTAGACATGCTTTGGGTGCCTAACATTTTCTTGTTCCACCCATTTAATGTATGATATCCACTTCTCTACGATAGCAACATCATTCTCTCTGACACACTGCAGTAATCAACACaccacataaacacacacatactataaAATTTATGCCATAACAGCTTAGCTGTGCTTAAAGGTATGCCCTTAAAATGGTCAGGAAACATAAGAGTTGCTGTTGATAATTGCAACATCTAGTGCTGTACACTGGTGTCCAATTAACCGGTTATTAACcggtgttgtctaggtcagccaataaccgGTGAAGAAACCttaagtgttaacatcataacataacctcaaagaatgtgattgtaataactgttactgctagacaagatgttgatggtcactttggtaccaccctaaaccttccagcaggcttgttgactcgcattatgtctgccaatatacaaacaaaccaattaaccagttattgccaattattggtaggcaattaactggtgacaaaaattttgtaggtgtacagcactagcAACATCACTATGACATCATCAATATACATTTACATCATTACGGCCATTGTACAACTGCCAAATTTAATTTTACAGCTTTTTTTGTTTGAAGGAACCATTTATCAGTTTAGCTGTTTTGGCAATACATAAACTATGTTCTTCATAAGTCTGGGCCTGCAAAATAGGGCATGTAGGCGCATgaattttgcctactttttcaaacttccatcacacataactttttataccagtAAGTTATTgcaatgaaattttcaaataatagtaagcatttaatttgcgttatgatgcaagttacagaatgcaaatagtttgttccaatactgagttatgacctgtagtgtgacagggtgtagtttgtgcccacatgtcctgttttctcagacccggtcacatatttgcgCACCCCAAAGCTAGTCTACAACCTACAGTTACTACATTAGTACTTGCTCTAATACCTACCTAGAACTAGCTACTAACACTGTACAGGTTTATAAGCGAGGTAGGTTTAAACTAGAATTGTATTTTATGTTAAAAAGCAAGGTGGATATTGTGTCTACGTCTCTATGTAAATCAACAGTGTACAAATCACTTTAATTCATGAATTTGGAGAAATATATGCATATAAACCCTGTATATAAAATTTGCTACATTTAGACCATTGCTTCCATTTACATTACTGCCTGCATTTCTCAAATAATTAAGTAGCTTGTCATTGGCTACATATTAGGTAGGTACACTTTTCTTGCTCTGACTAAGAAATGCAAGACTACAAACACCCTCACTTTAGTCAAAGGTTTCTCTGGTTGGTTTGGTTTATCAACATGTAGCCAATCAGTTTCACGCCAGCTCTCGTGTAAACTGTCCATTTCTGTAATCTTACATTGTGCAGGTCTGACTATAGACTCAGTTGCACCATAAAGACATTCATGTCTACATTTTTCATCCAGTAATCTTTGAGATTCATGTGACTCGTTTTCATCTCTAGACACCACAGGAAAGATATCAAGATTTACTGGTGAGTTCTTGGGTAATAGTTGACGATTATCTGATGACATCGTATATTCTGTAACAACAGCACTATTGGATATTCAATATTATATGCAAAACATGATATACAGTATGGAAGTGATGCATAGTAGGTTTGAGTGTGCCCCTTGGTaaagtatcac from Dysidea avara chromosome 2, odDysAvar1.4, whole genome shotgun sequence includes these protein-coding regions:
- the LOC136247768 gene encoding putative ankyrin repeat protein RF_0381; this translates as MSSDNRQLLPKNSPVNLDIFPVVSRDENESHESQRLLDEKCRHECLYGATESIVRPAQCKITEMDSLHESWRETDWLHVDKPNQPEKPLTKCVRENDVAIVEKWISYIKWVEQENVRHPKHVYHKSDPRYDPNHDVPLIDRVDDYDQHYNAVHNAVITNNLDILHMLHGAGADLNRRTNDQAENTPLVLAVFRFSDMVVEQEITGYLRLAQPPSTHNETKTTFHALLKCHRVQQAVNETNHAGITALHAACRRGNDGMVNILLEIKNIDITKMDNHGNTPLHSACAGGNKSVVSSLIDAGANVLEKNKLEMHPFHVAVVNQSLDIVRMIQTDRRVAKMKQELLCAKDDDGNTMFLLAVKSGDDETVKFLLKNGAQIGDTNEAHCNVFHLAASVNSRSIMEMIYAYNADQAQSLIEAKDSSSLTPLHYAARRNQKDVVSFLIDK